In Nerophis lumbriciformis linkage group LG04, RoL_Nlum_v2.1, whole genome shotgun sequence, a single window of DNA contains:
- the paqr7b gene encoding membrane progestin receptor alpha-B yields the protein MATVVMEQIGRLFINAQQLRQIPQLLESAFPTLPCTVKVSDVPWVFQERHILSGYRQPDQSWRYYFLTLFQRHNETINVWTHLLAALVILVKWQEISETVDFLRDPHAQPLFIILLAAFTYLSFSALAHLLSAKSELSHYTFYFLDYVGVAVYQYGSALAHYYYAIEETWHARVQGLFLPAAAFLAWLTCFGCCYGKYASPALPKLTHKLFQVVPSALAYCLDISPVVHRIYTCYQDGCSDAVVAYHLYHVLFFLISAYFFSWPHPESWFPGKCDFIGQGHQIFHVFVMVCTLMQIEALRIDFTERRPLYERLHGDLAHDAIALFIFTTCCSALTAFYVRKRVHASLHEKDD from the coding sequence ATGGCGACGGTGGTGATGGAGCAGATTGGCCGCTTGTTCATCAACGCACAGCAGCTGCGTCAAATCCCCCAGCTGCTGGAGTCGGCCTTCCCCACGCTGCCTTGCACTGTCAAGGTGTCCGACGTTCCCTGGGTGTTCCAAGAACGTCACATCCTCAGCGGTTACAGGCAGCCCGACCAAAGCTGGCGCTACTACTTCCTCACCCTCTTCCAAAGGCACAACGAGACCATTAACGTATGGACCCACCTGTTGGCCGCCCTCGTCATCTTGGTTAAGTGGCAGGAGATCTCAGAGACGGTGGATTTTTTGCGAGACCCTCACGCTCAGCCCCTCTTCATCATCCTCCTGGCGGCCTTCACCTACCTCTCCTTCAGTGCGCTTGCTCATCTCTTGTCTGCCAAGTCCGAGCTCTCCCACTACACCTTCTACTTCCTGGATTACGTAGGGGTTGCCGTCTACCAGTACGGCAGCGCGCTGGCACACTACTACTACGCCATCGAGGAGACTTGGCACGCCAGAGTGCAAGGGCTCTTTTTACCCGCCGCTGCTTTCTTGGCCTGGCTCACATGCTTTGGCTGCTGCTACGGCAAATATGCCAGTCCCGCACTGCCTAAGCTTACACACAAGCTTTTCCAAGTGGTGCCCTCGGCCTTAGCTTACTGTTTGGACATCAGCCCCGTAGTTCACCGCATATACACCTGCTACCAGGATGGCTGCTCCGACGCGGTTGTGGCGTACCACCTCTACCATGTGCTCTTTTTCCTCATCAGCGCCTATTTCTTCTCCTGGCCTCACCCGGAGAGCTGGTTCCCGGGGAAGTGCGACTTCATCGGGCAGGGCCACCAAATCTTTCACGTGTTCGTGATGGTGTGCACCCTGATGCAGATCGAAGCGCTGCGGATTGACTTCACCGAGCGGAGGCCACTCTATGAGCGACTCCACGGCGATCTCGCTCACGACGCCATCGCGCTCTTCATCTTCACCACCTGCTGCAGTGCTCTCACTGCTTTTTACGTGCGCAAGCGTGTGCATGCTTCTCTCCATGAGAAAGACGATTAA
- the stmn1b gene encoding stathmin 1b: MANSGDIQVKELSKRASGQAFELILSPSSDVKMQFPLSPLKKKETSLDEIMKKLEAADERRKNHEAEVLKNLAEKREHEKEVIQRAIDECYKFSKNTQEKLTQKMVAAEERHKIHAAEVMKNLAEKREREKEVLRRAIDECCNFSKTTQEKLNQKMEAAEERHKTHEAEVLKQLAEKREREKEVLQRAFDECSNFSKTTKDKLNQKMEVNQDNRNARMAALEKKLKDKDKKIEELKKTKA; encoded by the exons ATGGCAAACAGTGGAG ACATCCAAGTTAAGGAGCTGAGCAAACGCGCTTCAGGTCAGGCATTTGAGCTCATTCTGAGCCCCTCCTCCGACGTCAAAATGCAGTTTCCTCTGTCCCCTCTCAAAAAGAAGGAAACCTCACTGGATGAAATTATGAAGAAATTGGAGGCTGCAGATGAACGACGCAAG AACCACGAGGCCGAAGTACTGAAAAACCTGGCTGAGAAACGAGAGCACGAGAAGGAAGTGATCCAGAGGGCCATTGATGAATGCTACAAATTTAGCAAGAACACCCAAGAGAAGCTTACTCAGAAGATGGTGGCTGCAGAGGAGCGACACAAG ATCCACGCAGCTGAAGTCATGAAAAACTTGGCTGAGAAAAGAGAGCGTGAGAAGGAGGTGCTCCGGCGGGCCATTGATGAATGCTGCAACTTCAGCAAGACCACTCAGGAGAAGCTCAACCAAAAAATGGAGGCTGCAGAAGAGAGACACAAG ACCCACGAGGCTGAAGTGCTGAAACAATTGGCGGAGAAACGAGAGCGTGAGAAAGAAGTGCTCCAGCGGGCCTTTGACGAATGCAGCAACTTCAGCAAAACCACTAAAGACAAGCTCAATCAGAAGATGGAGGTCAACCAAGACAACCGTAATGCTCGAATGGCTGCTCTGGAGAAGAAACTCAAGGACAAG GACAAGAAGATCGAAGAATTGAAGAAAACAAAGGCCTAA